One genomic window of Gossypium hirsutum isolate 1008001.06 chromosome D11, Gossypium_hirsutum_v2.1, whole genome shotgun sequence includes the following:
- the LOC107935221 gene encoding arabinogalactan protein 13, translated as MGLYGTPITACLQFIFLTFATKSTKRLHQQMEALRIRLFLAMMVVLMAISAVQYVAAADAPAPTPTSDATAFVPTAFASLVALAFGLLF; from the coding sequence ATGGGGCTTTATGGCACCCCCATTACTGCTTGTCTCCAATTCATATTCCTCACTTTTGCAACAAAATCCACCAAGAGACTACACCAACAAATGGAGGCATTGAGGATAAGACTATTTTTGGCTATGATGGTGGTGTTGATGGCCATCTCAGCGGTCCAATATGTTGCGGCAGCTGATGCACCGGCCCCTACTCCTACCTCAGATGCCACCGCATTCGTGCCGACGGCATTTGCTTCCCTTGTCGCTCTTGCGTTTGGTCTCCTCTTTTAA